Part of the Kordiimonas pumila genome is shown below.
AACTGATCTGCAAAGGTAAAACGCTTTTTGGTCTGACCACCGACCCACAAAAAAAGCTCCAGCACAGTGTCTGTACCACGTGTGCCACTTTCTGTGCCATCTGTGCCATTTTTTGTGCCGTCTGTGCCACACCATGCTCGGCTGCCAACTCGTACTTCTTGCCCATCATAAAAAGCAGAAAGCCCCTTACCTGGATGTTCTTTTACCTCAAGAGTGATCAATTCACCCGTGTAGGCTTCGGCAAGGGCTTTTGAAAGCGGGTGCCTGCTATTGGCGGCAAGAGACGCTGCCAATTTCAGCTCAGCAGGACTATAGCCAGCGGGAAGCAGTTCTGGCCTCCCAACAGTAAGCGTACCGGTTTTGTCGAACACAACGGTATCAATACCTGCAAGGCGTTCCAGCGCATCACCAGATTTTAACAGCACACCATTTTTCAAAAGCACACCACTTGCCAGCACTTGCACAACAGGCACCGCAAGCCCGAGTGCACAAGGGCAAGTAATGATCAGCACTGTCACAGCGTGCAATAGCGCCACCTGCCAGTCAGCGCTGGCCAGTAACCACCAGCCTGCAAACGTGGCAAAACCCATAATATGTACCACAGGCGTATAAAGAGCTGCGGCTTTGTCGGCAATACGGACATATTTAGCGGCGCCTTGTTCAGCAACTTCCATCATACGAACAATGGCGCTAAGCAAACTGTTTTCGCTGGCCTTTGTCACTTCTATATCGACGGGGGCCGTAAGGTTAAGGGTGCCAGCAAACACGTCTGTGCCAACACCCGCATGAAGCGGTATGGTTTCGCCGCTAATAAGCGACATATCCATGTCAGTTTCACCTGCTGTTATAATGCCGTCCGCCGGGAAGTTTTCCCCTGCTGTGACAAGCACCTGCATACCGCTTTTAAGCTGGCTTATAGGCACCCGCTTTAGGGCACCAGCCTCTTTAACAGCGGCCATACCAGCCAGTTGCGACAACAGCCGGGATGCAGAAGCCCTTGCTTTTCCTTTTGCCCGCGCATCCAGATACCGGCCAATAAGCAGAAAAAACAGCAACATAACGGCGGAATCAAAATAAACATGATCACCGTGACGGATCGTTTCTGAAACACTCATGACAGAGGCTAAAATCACAGCAAGGGAAATGGGCACATCCATGTTTGTATGGCCACCCCTGAGCGCCGCAAAGGCAGACCTGAAAAAAGGTTGCCCTGAATAAAGCACAATAGGTAAGGCAATAAGGGCAGAAACCCAGTGGAAAAAGTCGCGCGTTGCAAAACCCATGGTTTCAGCTGTGCTTGACCACAAGCCGACGGAAATAAGCATCAAGTTACCCGCTGCAAAGCCAGAGGCTGCGATAGCTTTAATTAAGGTTTTTTCCGTGTCGGCACCGCTATTTTCCTTTTCAGCATCAAAAGAAAACAGCTTGTAACCAAGCTTACTCACTTCGGCGGCTAAAGCGTCACCACGGCTTTTTTCGCCTGTCCATGAAAAGGCAAGGCGTTCTGTTGTCATGTTAACGCGGGCGGCGGTTACATCAGGCTGCGCAGCAAGGGCATTTTCAATCAACCGGATGCAAGAAGCACAGTGGATACCCTCTACTGCCAGCTCTAGCTGGTAGGTCCCATTCCCAAGATCCTGCGCAAGGGCACTATATTGGCCTTCTGCGCTTATACTCTCTCTTGCTGCACAGGCGGCTTCACAGCCACTACAACAGAAGTCACCCGTTTTACAATCTTTACCGCACTGTTTACACTGTGTCATTTAACAAGCACTAGCCGTTCAGCCATCTGGAAAGTCGCGTCTGGCTTTTCCGCAAAAAACCGGACTTCCCACTGGCCAGATAAAGGAAAAACTACATCTGCACTATAAACACCTGCACCACGGGCATCCAGTGGGAAAGCAAAATCATAGCCAGATTGCGTTGGGCGAAACACGGAAGCCATTACAGCCGCATTTTCAACTGGTTTTCCGGCCTTATCCTGCAAGGTAAAAACCATATTCCCCTCTAGGGCAGAGGCAACAGGGTTGAATGTTACGGTGCCGGCCCAGCCTGTGTGGTGCATCTTCTCGGCGGCGGCTATCGTATCGTTATAGTCGAGGCCCTTTTGGTAAGCATGCTCTGTTACAACGCCGGTATGGGTTGTAACAGCAATGGCAACAAACCCGGCACTGATCATAATAAGCACCACAAAAAATGCTACAAAATACCACGGTATCCAACGGTCAGATGGCCGCGGGCCAGATAGAGGCACTTCCGTGTTTTGGCGTGGCTCCTGCACTATTGTTTCCCACTTACAAAAAGGGTTTCATACTCTTCCCGTGCTTCAGTCTCTTTTTCCTGAAGCACAAACCTAATATCACTTCGTGTTGTTTCTGGCTTTGGCGCAAACGCAAACACCCGGAAATGCCCAACACTATCAGCAAAAACCAGTAAGGAGCCTGCATCAAGCTCGCCCGCACCTTGTGCTTTAAGTGTGAGACCCGTCAAGCCTTCTGCGCTCAGGCTAAAAATTCTGTCTTCCTGTGTTTTATTCAAAATTTTAATATCATACCCATTTCGAATATCGCCGTTTGAGAGCTGCACAAACATGGGGTTTCTATCGTGCAGAACATGTAATTCTGTCTCGCTTCTGTTCAAAAGCCCAAACAGAATAGCGCCGCCAACAACAGTCATAATCGCTATGTAATAAAAGGTTCGAAGCCTAAACAGGCTAAAATATTCTGGCTTTCCTTCTTTTCGACACTCCTGATTATGAGGCGTGTCATAACGGATAAGATCAGGCGGCAATTCAAGCTTGTGCATAATGTCATTACAGGCATCAATACAAAGGCCACAAGCAATACATTCCATCTGCAAGCCATCGCGAATATCAATACCAACCGGGCACACCTGTACACAGGCAGTACAATCGATGCAGTGACCGCGCCCTTCCCAGCTCTCGCCTTTTTTATGCTTGCCGCGCTGTTCACCGCGCAGTTCATCATAACCAATAACAAGGGTGTCTTTGTCAAACATGGCTGACTGAAACCGCGCATAAGGGCACATATAGATGCACACCTGCTCGCGAGCAAAACCAGCCATTACATAGGTGGAAAGTGTTAAGGCAATAATCCAGCCAAGCACAGACCACGGCACATCCAGATGTACTATCTGCTCAATCAGGGTTGGAGCATCATTAAAATAAAACACCCATGCACCACCGGTTAGCATGCCAATAACCAACCAGGCACTATGAGTTAGGCCAAGCTTCCAAAGCTTTTCGAAAGACCACGGGGCCTGATAAAGCCTTTGCCGCTTGGCACGGTCGCCTTGCACAATACGCTCTACCCACACAAACAGGTCTGTCCACACGGTTTGCGGGCACGCATACCCACACCAGACACGGCCCAGCAAACTGGTTACCAGAAACAACCCAATGGCCGCCAGAATAAGAAGCCCGGTAAGATAGTAAACTTCCTGTGGCCATATCTCGATAAAAAAGAAATAGGCGCGCCGGGCTGGCATATCGATAAGGATAGCCTGATCAGGCGCATGAGGGCCGCGGTCCCACCTGATAAACGGTGCAAGATAATAAATACCCAGCAATGTTACCATAGACAGCCATTTGATCTTGCGAAATTTCCCCCAAACACGTTTGGGGAAAATCCGTTCTTTTTTAACAAATAGTTTTAGGGGGGCCGCAGTGTCAGTCATACTCTGATCCTATTCCCCACCGCCAAGTGAATGAACATAAACTGTTAGCTGGCGAATAGTGCTATCGCTTAAGCGGCCATCCCACGCCGGCATAATACCGTGTTTTGGGTTTCTTATTTGGGCAACAATATCACTCTTGCTGCCGCCGTACAGCCAGATAGCATCGGCAAGTTTGGGGCCACCCAACTCCTGCACACCAACACCCGCTGAACCGTGACAAACAGAGCATTGCTCGTCAAAGATAGCTTCACCCGCTTCGGGAAGCGCCTCACCGTGCGC
Proteins encoded:
- a CDS encoding heavy metal translocating P-type ATPase, coding for MTQCKQCGKDCKTGDFCCSGCEAACAARESISAEGQYSALAQDLGNGTYQLELAVEGIHCASCIRLIENALAAQPDVTAARVNMTTERLAFSWTGEKSRGDALAAEVSKLGYKLFSFDAEKENSGADTEKTLIKAIAASGFAAGNLMLISVGLWSSTAETMGFATRDFFHWVSALIALPIVLYSGQPFFRSAFAALRGGHTNMDVPISLAVILASVMSVSETIRHGDHVYFDSAVMLLFFLLIGRYLDARAKGKARASASRLLSQLAGMAAVKEAGALKRVPISQLKSGMQVLVTAGENFPADGIITAGETDMDMSLISGETIPLHAGVGTDVFAGTLNLTAPVDIEVTKASENSLLSAIVRMMEVAEQGAAKYVRIADKAAALYTPVVHIMGFATFAGWWLLASADWQVALLHAVTVLIITCPCALGLAVPVVQVLASGVLLKNGVLLKSGDALERLAGIDTVVFDKTGTLTVGRPELLPAGYSPAELKLAASLAANSRHPLSKALAEAYTGELITLEVKEHPGKGLSAFYDGQEVRVGSRAWCGTDGTKNGTDGTESGTRGTDTVLELFLWVGGQTKKRFTFADQLRSDAVDTITRLKAAGLDCILLSGDRKAVAGIIGGRLGIERIIAEVTPAEKCAELKALKEKGRSVLMVGDGLNDAPALAAADASMSPSSAVDITQNTADIVFQGERLMPVYDTLLVARRSNALVRENFALAILYNIVAVPMAVMGYVTPMVAAAAMSGSSLIVIMNAFRLTLGRKKS
- a CDS encoding FixH family protein, with amino-acid sequence MQEPRQNTEVPLSGPRPSDRWIPWYFVAFFVVLIMISAGFVAIAVTTHTGVVTEHAYQKGLDYNDTIAAAEKMHHTGWAGTVTFNPVASALEGNMVFTLQDKAGKPVENAAVMASVFRPTQSGYDFAFPLDARGAGVYSADVVFPLSGQWEVRFFAEKPDATFQMAERLVLVK
- the ccoG gene encoding cytochrome c oxidase accessory protein CcoG; amino-acid sequence: MTDTAAPLKLFVKKERIFPKRVWGKFRKIKWLSMVTLLGIYYLAPFIRWDRGPHAPDQAILIDMPARRAYFFFIEIWPQEVYYLTGLLILAAIGLFLVTSLLGRVWCGYACPQTVWTDLFVWVERIVQGDRAKRQRLYQAPWSFEKLWKLGLTHSAWLVIGMLTGGAWVFYFNDAPTLIEQIVHLDVPWSVLGWIIALTLSTYVMAGFAREQVCIYMCPYARFQSAMFDKDTLVIGYDELRGEQRGKHKKGESWEGRGHCIDCTACVQVCPVGIDIRDGLQMECIACGLCIDACNDIMHKLELPPDLIRYDTPHNQECRKEGKPEYFSLFRLRTFYYIAIMTVVGGAILFGLLNRSETELHVLHDRNPMFVQLSNGDIRNGYDIKILNKTQEDRIFSLSAEGLTGLTLKAQGAGELDAGSLLVFADSVGHFRVFAFAPKPETTRSDIRFVLQEKETEAREEYETLFVSGKQ